TGCTCATTCTCCACCGTGAGGGTGGCGGTTCCCGGGGTGTCGATGAGCCCGAGGGGGCGCAGCTGCGCGTTGGGCAGGAACTGGTGCACGTGGCTCACCTCGTCGAGGGGCCTGCCCAGGTCGGTGAGCGGGCCGTCGCGGAGCGGCACGCGGCTGACCTCCCCGTCGAGACCGTGCACCTCGGCGCGGGCGGGCGCCCCGTCGGAGTACAGGCTCACGGCCATGGTGCACTCGAGTGAACCGGTGGCCGCGATGTGGTGCTGGGTCAGGGCGTTGACCAGGGTGGACTTGCCCGCCTTGAGCCTGCCCACGACGGCGACACGCGGGGGTCGGTTGACCATGTCCCGGAGCTGCTCGGCGATGTCGGTGAGGTCGCCGCCCGCCGAGCCGAGCGCGTCGCAGCCCTGGCTCAGCAGGGTGGTCAGGTGGGCGACGATCCCGCTCTTGAACGCTGTGTTGTCCTGGTCTGGGTGGGTCACTGGGGTGCTCCTGCCGGGGTGTCACGGGTGGGTGCGGGTGCGGGCGCACGGAGCGTATCGACGTGCCCGTCCAGCTCCCGAATGGTGGCGGTGACGATGTCGAGGTTCTTGTTCAGCGTGGCCACCCGCGCCTGCCGCTCGGACTCGGAGTCCCGGGCGACGGTGCGGGCCTCGTCGATCTTCAGCTGCAGCTCCCGGCTCCGGGCCTTGAGGTTGCGGCGGTGGCTCATCATGATCTCGGAGCGCGCGGTGGTGATGACCATGTCCATCATGCGCACGGTCGACGCCTTCACGGTCGCGGTGGTCTCCCGCAGCCACTGCTGCAGGTGCTGCTTACCGTTGCGCATGGCACGGAAGCCGGCGTTGACCCCGATCCACGCGGCGCCGGCGAGAGGCGCGAAGGGGATGACCGCGGTGAGCAGGCCCGCCCCGACCATGCCCATGGTGAGCATCGAGGGATCCAGCAGGTCCTTGGTCTTCTTCGCCACCTCGGGGCCGGAGACCTCGCGGGGGCCGATGGACTGCAGCACCACGGCCATGACGGCGTCGCGGGTCTCGGCGTCGTCGGGGAACATGCGGTGGGTGTGGTCGGAGATCTCGTTGAGTAGCGCGGAGACGGTCTTGTCCATGACGCTGACCAGCTCGGTCTCGATCTGGCTGGTGAACACCTGGGGTTTCGCGCGCAGCACGCGCAGTCCCTCGGAGTCGATCCGCCGCGACCAGGCCTGCCGCAGCAGATCCAGCTCGCCGTCGAGGGTGTCGGTGATGCGGTTGCGGGTCAGGGCGATGTCGCGCTGGAACAGCTGCTCCCATTCCCCGGCCTGCTCGCGCAGCCGCTCCAGCCCGGCCCGCTCGTTCTCCAGCTCGGCCACCGCGGCCGAGGAGTCGGTGTTGATGGCGATGTCCTCGCTGATCGAACCCCTGATGCGGTGCAGCGCCCCGCGGGCGGCCTCCACCCCGGCCAGTTGCCCGCTACTCGACGGATTCTCCAGGTGGCCGCGGATCATCCTGCGCAGCTCGGCGATGCCGGAGCGTTCCTCCAGCTCGGCGCGCCGGGCGGGGTCGTCGGCCTGCGCAGCATCCACGGCCCGCAGCGACGAGACGCCGATGACCGGCAGTCTCACCCCGACGTGTTTCTCGATCAGACGTTTGTCGTCCTCAACGATGTCGCGCCAGCGGCGCAGGTTCTTGTCCGTCTTGGTCACCACGACGATGACCCCGCCGGTCTGGGTGCGGGCCCGGTCGAGGATGTCCATCTCGGGGGCCGTGATGGGCGTGGAGGCGTCGCAGACCATGAGCACCAGCCCGGCGCGGTTGGCCTCCTGCAGTGCGGCAGTGACGGCGTGTTCGTCGAGGCCGCCCACCCCCGGGGTGTCGATCACGGTGACCGCCCCGAGGTCGTCGAGATGCATCTCGATGTCCACGGCCGTGGGGATCAGGGCAATCTTCTCCTCGTCCCGGGAGCGCACCATCCCGGAGACCGACTCCTGCGTGGCCCACGTGACAATGTCCCCGGCGTTCGCCGGATCCCTCCGGTCCCCGCGGACCAGGGCAATCCTCGGCGCGGCGTCCGCCGGGATCTCCGGATCCACCCGCACCCGGATCGGCGCCGAGGTGCAGGTGAGCACGTCGACGGGCAGCAGGTTGCGGTGGCCGACCAGGGCATTGACCAGCGAGGACTTTCCGCGTTTGATCTCCCCGATGACCACCACGGTCCCGGCGCGGAAGGTGGTGTCCATGAGCTCCACGGCGTGCTCGGCCGTGCGTTCCATCCCGTACCGACGGATGATCTGGGTCGCCCGCTCGACCGATTCGCGGGGGCTCCGGCGCGTCTGCGCCACAGGTCTGGTCATCGTTGCCCTTTCTTCTCCCACCGACGAGGTGACCGCGGGACGTTGCCGCCCATTGTTTCCCACCCCAGCCCCGCCCGCACGGTGATGAGGGGGGAAACTCCTCGCAACACAGGTGTATTTGCAGTTAAAACATTAGATCACAAAAAATTTACGGGAACCCCGGAACATTTTCCGTCCCCCCGCATTTAACGTGTGACAGGACAGCAGAACGGTCCTGCGGAATACTCAAGACCACCCCCACTTTGAGCGGAAGGAACTGCCACCATGTCCAGCGAGAACACCCTCAACCAGAACTCCAACGCACAGTCCGCAGCAGGCTCCACCGAGAACGTCGTCAACGGCCAGGTCCTCGGCTCCGCCGACACCGACTTCGACGGCACCCAGGACACGATCTTCGTGGACACCGACGCCGACGGCGTCGCCGACGCCCGCGTCCAGGACACCAACAACGACGGTGAGGCCGACTACGGGGAGCTCGACACCGATGGCGACGGCGTCGTCAACACCGCCGTGGCCGACACGGACCGCGACGGCACCATCGATGTCGAGAGCCAGGACCTCAACAGCGACGGCCTGCTGGAGACCACCGTTCGCGACACCGACGGCGACGGCCAG
This sequence is a window from Corynebacterium doosanense CAU 212 = DSM 45436. Protein-coding genes within it:
- a CDS encoding dynamin family protein; this encodes MTRPVAQTRRSPRESVERATQIIRRYGMERTAEHAVELMDTTFRAGTVVVIGEIKRGKSSLVNALVGHRNLLPVDVLTCTSAPIRVRVDPEIPADAAPRIALVRGDRRDPANAGDIVTWATQESVSGMVRSRDEEKIALIPTAVDIEMHLDDLGAVTVIDTPGVGGLDEHAVTAALQEANRAGLVLMVCDASTPITAPEMDILDRARTQTGGVIVVVTKTDKNLRRWRDIVEDDKRLIEKHVGVRLPVIGVSSLRAVDAAQADDPARRAELEERSGIAELRRMIRGHLENPSSSGQLAGVEAARGALHRIRGSISEDIAINTDSSAAVAELENERAGLERLREQAGEWEQLFQRDIALTRNRITDTLDGELDLLRQAWSRRIDSEGLRVLRAKPQVFTSQIETELVSVMDKTVSALLNEISDHTHRMFPDDAETRDAVMAVVLQSIGPREVSGPEVAKKTKDLLDPSMLTMGMVGAGLLTAVIPFAPLAGAAWIGVNAGFRAMRNGKQHLQQWLRETTATVKASTVRMMDMVITTARSEIMMSHRRNLKARSRELQLKIDEARTVARDSESERQARVATLNKNLDIVTATIRELDGHVDTLRAPAPAPTRDTPAGAPQ